The region GCCTGGTCGTATGTTATACTCGTCACAAGATATGCTTGGTGAGAAAGCCCTCAAGGGCGTCCTGATTGGGTTCGCGGCATTCGCCTTGACTGCGGCGCCGGTCGGGGCCGCCAAGGAGCGGCCGTTCGATAGCCGGCCCGACGATGGATTATATGCCTTCGTCAAGGCCAAGGCGGGTGCGAGGCGGGCCGACGCCTATACGCCCATCATCCGCGAGAAGGCCGCCAAGTACCGGGTCCCCCCCATGCTCGTGGCCAACATCATTTCGCATGAGAGCAACTTCAATCCACGGTGCCGCACGGGCCCGTCGATGGGCCTG is a window of Candidatus Tanganyikabacteria bacterium DNA encoding:
- a CDS encoding transglycosylase SLT domain-containing protein yields the protein MLGEKALKGVLIGFAAFALTAAPVGAAKERPFDSRPDDGLYAFVKAKAGARRADAYTPIIREKAAKYRVPPMLVANIISHESNFNPRCRTGPSMGLMQVNYGHARRGHNLYDPATNIEYGCKILREYHDWAKARLPQSADARRVWEYALTAYNWGPTRAVSRGLYRSRYSAKVLRTWEGRGGRAR